Genomic segment of Gasterosteus aculeatus chromosome 4, fGasAcu3.hap1.1, whole genome shotgun sequence:
TGTTCTGCTGCAGTTTGGTCTCCACCTTATTCCTGTAGGAGTCCTTGCACTCTCCGAGCTTCACCCTCAGGTCTCCACGGACTCTCCAGAGCTCGTCTCCAGACCTTCTCATTAAGAAGAGCAATGATGGTGATCCATGGCTTTTTATTTGGGAAGCAGCGTATTTTTTTGTTCTCAGAAGTTGATATTGTTGAGAATTAAATATAACCATGCATCCTCACgctatacatttatatttgagtTATAAATGTGTAACGATAACGGGTGTGATAATCAAAAGCTTTTTCatagtgctcatttagggagtcactgtcttgaggagtcCAAGgccagaggagaagcagaaagtgTCAACCAGGCGGACACAGatctgataaggatgagatttagagacacaccaagcaccatAAAACAATCACGCTTTGTTCATTATGTTCACATTATGTTaggagaccacacattgcatgtgattggatcttgtgttgtgGCGAGAGGAAATGCTCCTCCtcgacgccagtttagggccaatagaaatcttattatgaaaaaagtaaaatagatatcaagaagcagttttctAAATAAATGAGTTTAgacttttgtcaacattttaaggtttaaatggtgtctgtagctgaaagattggcaaaGCAGAAAAATGTGAATGATATGAGATTATATAAGATTATAAACattgacgcacaaacatcttgattatacgatgacccagaacacaatGTGCACAGACTCTCTGTCGTCTAAGTAACTCATATTGACTGAGGTAAAACCTTTTCCTTTGCTATCGGCTCTAATTGCTCTGCgtatctgaaaaaaaacagcctgttTTTAGGCCCCTGTTCAAAAATGGCATAGCCATGATGAAAAGGGAGTTTTTCTCTGGAAATAAAAGGTTAAGGGGAACCCTTGTGAGCGTCTAAAAGAATATGGCACAcagcaaaaattaaaaaaatgaaaagaaaagcaacttACAGGGTATCCGTCCCTTTAAAACGTGGAGACAccagaggaaaaacacagtgTGTTGACAGTATATGAGGAATGTTTTACTTTGGTAGAGTGGAGCAGAACAGAGCTTTCAGTACTGGcctcagaggagagaagagaaagttCCCGCCCCTCCAACCTGAAGACGGGAAGGAATGTTTGAGAGACGCATAAAATGGCTGCTGGAAATTTATCAGACAAAAAACCCCTCACTGgggaaaatgcatttttttgtttgttggagTTTTGTTTGGAGCAGTTTCAAACGGATGAGTTATAAGATAATAAGGTAATAATCTTTGTGCATTCTCACCCTATAGGTTTGCATGGAAGGTCTTATCTGGAGGGTGGTTGTTCCTGCGTCCACGtccactgctgctgtttctattattattagcaGTTCTGCACACTACTCTTAACATACGGATCATTAACGTCATATCTATTGAGAATTTAGTAAATAATTAATGTTGTTCTAGGGACAGAAGATGTCTCTGTTATGTCTGATATCGAAGGAACAGGAGCGTCGCTTATGTGTGTTTTGAGAAGTGGTGCTATGGATAATTACCGAGACCACCGTTAAGTAACAGATGGAGTCATTCGAAGCCTCGCGATTGACCCTAAAAGTATATGGGGCCAATGTCATAAAGTACATTGTCCACTAACGGGGACGGTTGGGGACGTGTTGCAAGAAATCTATTGACAATGGAAATAATGAGACGGTACAGACGTTCTTTTTATTTGACACAGGTAAACACTCACAAGTTGTTTACTCAGGCATCTTTTTCCAAACAGGCTGCTGTTGATCTTCAGTGGTAATCTGGTGGTTATTTTCCATTGCCAAACAGCTAAATCTATGACATCATTCCACTGTCTTTCATTAACACTTAAAAACATAAAGGCTGAGCGCctgagctttttttcttttccatgacAGATTGAGCCGATTATCTTCACGCGTCACTCCAGCAGTGTGACGAGATCCTCTTTTGTCACGGGAAATGTCAGCACGCAGGTTTCTGGGCCTTGTCTTCGGGGCATGGTCCTCCCGCTGACGAGCATTATTGGGAATATGGAgtgtatcttgatgatgtttgCTACAGAGTCAAACAGCTGAGGAGGAATAACATGAGCTTTGAATTAAACATGACGAGGAGAGCGTCGGTTGAACTCTCTTTTTGAGACATTTGTCCACTCACATCGCTCGACCGCTGCCCCGTTCCCAGGGCGTACTTGCCGGAGCTCACGATGAACCGGATTTTGATATTGTAAACCTTCTTCTCGTGATACACGGCCAACACAAAGGGCTCCCCGTTGGTGTTCGTGGAGCAGTCTCGTACCAAAAAGGCTCCGTCCTGAAGTGGTTAATGTGAGAAAGAATGTACTGTTTCTTTTGGTAAGAAAGAATAGAAGTGATACAAATGCATATTATCCAATTGACTTTATCCCAGAATTATTCCAAACTCTCATTTGCTTGTCGGGATTTATTGTGGATCTGTATTTTCAACCCTTATTTCACAAGGAGCCTCCTGAAAGTACCCTGTCGACTTTTATGGATTCTGAactctgttgtttctttttttcgtgTCAGTTACCACTGATTTTTATGTTCATTCTATTAGTTGTTCTTGTGTAAAATATGAGTGTGCTATTGAAGGAAAGAGGAGATACACTACCTTGTTTACCAGGTGTAAGGCGTGTTCAGCGTCTGCTCGAGTACAAGCCCCAACATACCAGTCTTCTTCGCTGTTTGTCTGCCCGACAATAACAGAGATGGAAgaagttagttttttttaatttttttatcttACTCAAGCTCAAGACAAAAATTAGCATCAAAATATAATTaaagcacaaataaacaaaaaggatgCAGAATTGCCTTTTCCATTGCCATTAAGAGTCAAATATATGAACAAGAATtggtaataaatacatttctcattttaatgttttggcTGCTTAATATGAaatactatttatattcatgggTAGTTCAACTCATAACAATAGATAATCATTTGTATGGTTGACTCATGTTTAGTATCAATAATTTAAATCTGCAAAGCTAAATCAGCTCAAAGTAACTGAAGCATCTGTTTAATCAGTTTTGTGTAACAAAAATCCTGTTTGTCTTTGAAACGTCGTAGAGTGGAAGTAAATTTAAAGTACCTCAAACTCTGCTTGATTACTTAATTGATTACACGTATTTAATTTCAGTTCAGTGCCTAATAGACTTTACTGCAGTAAGTGGTAGCCAGTATACCTGTTGAGGCTTTTCCATTGGAACAAAGTCATGCTGGTCAACGTCTCCTTTGGTTTGAGGCCACTCGTGGTGATGCCGTTTTGATCGCCCCCTCTCTGTAAGTAGACGCTAGTGTCATAGATTTCATCAATAAGGGTATTTGGATACTGATGATCTATGACATCACTTACCTATACTTTGTTGTGAACTAAACAAAGGAAGAAAGAGCCATCAAACATTAATCAGCATTACATGATTGTCCTGAAATGCCGGGGAGATGAAACGCTCACCTTCTTTCTAAATGATGAGTTTCCAAATCCAGAGAATTTTTTAGGTTGGAATGAAGGGATGAAACACTATCAGCACGCTGCAGACCTGAAGACACATTAAACATTTTGACCTGTCAAGACCTGCTCAACCAAAGAAATATGACACTCACACAGGTTTAGCTCTTACCTTTGGGTTTTAAACTGAGTTCAGCCTATTAGAAGtattaacaaaaaaattaaattcaaaCAAACATCAGATTGTTTGAGGGTCTTTTTCTATTCTGGTCAGACAGTTAATTGGGAAATTTCTAGTAAAAATTCTAATTCTACAACATGTCTTGTCATGACAGCACTGACATTTTAACATAACTTCTTACTTTTTTAGTTTCTCTCTGCCgcctgaaatgaaaaagaagaatcttttataataattattaaatatGACATCACAAAAGACCTCGTCAATGAAAGCCACGAGCTGTTTCTGTAATTATGTTTCCAACCAGCTGATGGCGTCACTGCCACACTCTGCAGACTGTGAGGCCAGAAAGAGGTCACACAGggtcaaagtaaaacaaacgaTGGTCTCTGCACAGTAAAGACAGTTCTCACCCTTTCCTGCAGCATTCGTCTATCGCCAGCCAAGGCAATTGATTCACTATCTCCGTCGGAGGTGATGGAGATCGCCTGGAAGCAGAAAGACTGCAAGTGCAATCACAACTCATTTAAAAGCAACAACGAACGGCTTGGATAGTAGTCGAGTAAATTACCTGTGTGAGCGCTGTGAtgtggaaaagagagaaaaattgTCACCTATTAATCAAGTAGCAATAATCAACAGTGTTTATTGGCACAGTAACACAAGCAACAATGAGTACTGGATGCATAGCGAGGTGTTTACCTGCTCTACTGGTAGCCAAGGCAAGGGCTTCTTATCTGTAAGATCCAGATGTGAACGTGTGAGATGCTTCTGAGGCGGTGGAATAAGAGTTCATTAAGTTGATTTACCTAATCTGAACTTTCTTCTGCCTGGTTTAAGGTCCCGGTTTACTGCAGGACCGCTGACTGAAAAACAAGCAATGCAGAAAGACATAACGTATGTGTGGAAGAACGGCCAGTTAGTGGCAGCCCTTAAAAATCACCTGCCGTCAACGCCTCATTCCCCTTTGGTTCTGTGCTGTACAGGTATGTTGGTTCACGTTAAATTGTATTCTGTACACTAACACGAAGGCACCTCTGGTCCTGTGCTCTacagatagagagagggggaacctgctgctgttttgccattttatattttgtaattttaGGTTTACTTTCTGATGTTTCCCTCAGTTGTTTCGCTTGCAGTGTTCAATTTGCCTGGTTTTTATAATCTTAATCCTGTTTTTAGTGATTTGTGCTTACCTTGGTTTCatcgtttttctttaataaaacctTTTCTTAATTACTACAAACGTTTCTGCCTAATCCAGAGTAAGTTATTAGCGTGCCTTGGGTATTTGAGTCTGTATTTCTTGGGGTGTAAGTCCccaggtggcgttgc
This window contains:
- the clnk gene encoding uncharacterized protein clnk; this encodes MDRKTTGRNGKKRCSNYKNVSEPEYDVVDDPEVTHARILPARPMHDEREYADRDLPRAQSATILPSLCAANVPQREIPPPSVSGPAVNRDLKPGRRKFRLDKKPLPWLPVEQRSHRRSPSPPTEIVNQLPWLAIDECCRKGRQRETKKAELSLKPKGLQRADSVSSLHSNLKNSLDLETHHLERSSQQSIERGRSKRHHHEWPQTKGDVDQHDFVPMEKPQQTNSEEDWYVGACTRADAEHALHLVNKDGAFLVRDCSTNTNGEPFVLAVYHEKKVYNIKIRFIVSSGKYALGTGQRSSDLFDSVANIIKIHSIFPIMLVSGRTMPRRQGPETCVLTFPVTKEDLVTLLE